The following are from one region of the Desertibacillus haloalkaliphilus genome:
- a CDS encoding branched-chain amino acid ABC transporter permease has translation MDIFGVVIVNGLSYGLLLFIITCGLSLVFGIMGVLNLAHGSMYMLAAYMAYTITTVFAPNFWVALLVAPILVGIIAFVLEIVLLRPTYHLGHLSQVLLTFGLAYIFHDLAHWIWGSNVLSLNVPEVLSGSVSLFGQTFPLYRISLIGFGILLAILLWLLQDKTRWGAIIRAGLTDKEMVSGLGINIKLVFTAVFILGGILAGIGGVVAAPILGLFPGMEFEILILALVVLVIGGLGSIAGTFVASILVGLVEAFSSFYFPQISLFVIFALMALILIVRPNGLLGKKVSG, from the coding sequence TTGGATATTTTTGGCGTGGTAATCGTTAATGGATTATCTTATGGATTGTTATTATTCATCATTACATGTGGATTATCATTAGTATTTGGAATTATGGGGGTTCTCAACCTCGCACACGGATCGATGTATATGTTAGCCGCATATATGGCATATACGATTACAACTGTATTTGCTCCTAACTTTTGGGTTGCTCTATTAGTCGCACCGATTTTAGTTGGAATCATTGCTTTTGTTTTAGAGATTGTGTTGTTACGACCTACCTACCATCTCGGACATCTATCACAAGTATTGTTAACATTTGGCCTTGCTTACATTTTTCATGATTTAGCTCATTGGATTTGGGGTTCAAACGTTTTATCATTAAATGTTCCAGAAGTTCTATCAGGTTCGGTCTCTCTATTTGGTCAAACGTTTCCATTGTATCGCATTTCATTAATTGGTTTTGGGATTCTATTAGCGATTTTATTATGGTTGCTACAAGATAAGACCCGCTGGGGAGCGATCATTCGAGCTGGTTTAACGGACAAAGAAATGGTCAGTGGCTTAGGGATAAATATCAAGCTAGTCTTTACGGCAGTCTTTATCTTAGGTGGAATCTTAGCTGGAATTGGTGGTGTTGTTGCTGCACCGATCTTAGGATTGTTCCCTGGGATGGAATTTGAAATCCTAATTCTAGCCCTTGTCGTTCTCGTTATCGGCGGGTTAGGATCGATTGCCGGCACGTTTGTCGCTAGTATCCTTGTTGGGCTAGTTGAAGCATTCAGTAGCTTTTACTTTCCGCAAATTAGTTTGTTCGTCATTTTTGCACTGATGGCTCTTATTTTAATTGTTAGGCCAAATGGTTTATTAGGGAAGAAGGTGAGCGGATGA
- a CDS encoding ABC transporter substrate-binding protein, with the protein MRKSKMKVLWFALFCLILAACSSEGSSNEADDAIDADEVSEDAIKVGALLPYSGVYASLGEHLTKGMELYFDEVDWEVNGKEIVLLKEDTEADPQNSLRRARRLIDQYEVDILTGPVSTAVAYALRDEVDSNQVPFLVSHAGGDDLTRDMRSDYIWRSSFSSWQIGHSLGEWAYENVGEKIYVAAADYAFGHEVAAAFMTAFEEAGGEIIGEVYPPLGNNDYASHLTQINSSDADAVYAFFAGSDAARFVQQYDEYGLKDEIPLIGAGWLVGEDVRPAQGDSPEGAIVSIFWDYNLDTPENIAFVEAYEAKYDERPSIESLEGYDAARIIVEALESIEGDTSDPDQIVEAISQVEIDSPRGHIRFDQDTHHIIQNMYITETVIEDGQTENYVIDSVEEVIDPGE; encoded by the coding sequence TTGAGAAAGAGTAAAATGAAGGTTTTGTGGTTCGCACTATTCTGTTTGATTTTAGCGGCTTGTTCTAGTGAAGGATCGTCGAACGAAGCTGACGATGCAATCGATGCTGATGAAGTTAGTGAAGATGCCATTAAAGTAGGTGCACTTCTCCCATATTCAGGGGTATATGCTTCTTTGGGGGAACACCTTACAAAAGGGATGGAGCTTTATTTTGATGAAGTAGACTGGGAGGTTAATGGCAAAGAAATTGTTTTACTGAAGGAAGACACTGAAGCTGATCCACAGAACTCTTTACGAAGAGCGAGAAGGCTAATCGATCAATACGAAGTTGATATTTTAACCGGACCAGTGAGTACCGCTGTTGCCTATGCCCTTCGTGATGAGGTTGATAGTAATCAAGTACCTTTCCTCGTTTCTCACGCTGGAGGAGATGATTTAACAAGAGACATGCGCAGTGACTACATATGGAGATCTTCATTTTCTTCATGGCAAATTGGTCACTCTCTCGGTGAGTGGGCTTATGAAAACGTAGGAGAAAAGATTTACGTTGCTGCTGCGGATTATGCATTTGGGCATGAAGTAGCCGCTGCATTTATGACCGCATTTGAAGAAGCAGGCGGAGAAATTATCGGGGAAGTCTACCCGCCATTAGGCAATAATGACTACGCTTCACATTTAACCCAAATTAATAGCTCTGATGCAGATGCTGTATATGCCTTTTTCGCAGGAAGCGATGCTGCTCGCTTCGTTCAACAGTATGACGAGTACGGGTTAAAAGACGAAATCCCACTCATTGGGGCTGGTTGGCTTGTAGGAGAAGATGTTCGTCCTGCTCAAGGTGATTCTCCAGAAGGTGCGATTGTATCAATTTTCTGGGACTACAACCTTGATACACCTGAAAATATCGCCTTTGTTGAAGCCTATGAGGCGAAATACGATGAGCGTCCAAGTATTGAATCTTTAGAAGGCTATGATGCTGCCCGAATTATCGTAGAAGCACTTGAGAGTATTGAAGGAGACACATCTGACCCAGATCAAATCGTTGAGGCGATTTCACAAGTAGAAATTGACAGCCCACGTGGTCACATCAGATTTGATCAAGATACTCATCATATTATCCAAAACATGTACATTACCGAGACAGTCATTGAAGATGGTCAAACGGAAAACTACGTCATTGATAGCGTAGAGGAAGTTATCGACCCAGGTGAATAA
- a CDS encoding beta-ketoacyl-ACP synthase III — MTNAKAVISGVGSYVPENRLTNFDLEKIMDTSDEWIMERTGISERRIVGPNETTSDLAYYASINALESARLQPEELDLIIVATETPDHMFPPVAARLQKKLGCANIGAYDVHSTCVGFISSLQIAEQYIKSGKFANILVVGADTLSRIVDYDDRSTAILFSDGAGAFIVSKSEQQDCEGIIYSSIHSDGTYYKDLYVTNVDHQENPTFEKQKIIMNGSKIFKLAVQGMTDSIRQTLATTGSNITDIDWLIPHQANQRIMLAVARNLEMPLEKVVDNIKNYGNNSAATIPLAFDTALKKNKIERGDRLMLTAFGGGLLWGSLYLEF, encoded by the coding sequence TTGACCAATGCGAAAGCAGTGATTAGTGGGGTCGGCTCGTATGTACCGGAGAATCGGTTAACGAACTTTGATCTTGAAAAAATTATGGATACAAGCGATGAATGGATTATGGAAAGAACGGGGATCTCTGAGAGGCGCATTGTCGGCCCTAATGAAACGACATCAGACCTTGCTTATTATGCGAGTATCAATGCCTTAGAAAGCGCACGTTTACAACCAGAAGAACTTGACTTGATTATCGTGGCTACGGAAACGCCAGATCATATGTTTCCTCCTGTCGCTGCCCGACTGCAAAAGAAGCTAGGGTGTGCGAATATCGGCGCTTATGATGTCCATTCTACGTGTGTAGGTTTTATTTCGAGTCTACAAATTGCCGAGCAATACATTAAAAGCGGTAAGTTTGCGAATATTCTCGTTGTCGGCGCAGATACATTATCACGCATTGTCGACTATGATGATCGCTCCACAGCGATTCTATTTAGTGATGGGGCAGGCGCCTTTATTGTTTCAAAAAGCGAGCAACAAGATTGTGAAGGAATTATTTATTCCTCCATTCATTCTGATGGAACCTATTATAAAGATCTTTATGTCACGAATGTTGATCATCAAGAAAATCCAACGTTTGAAAAGCAAAAAATCATCATGAATGGAAGTAAAATCTTTAAATTAGCAGTACAAGGAATGACAGATAGCATTCGACAAACTCTAGCTACAACAGGATCGAACATTACAGATATTGATTGGCTTATTCCTCACCAAGCCAACCAACGAATCATGCTCGCTGTTGCTCGTAACTTGGAGATGCCATTAGAAAAGGTCGTCGATAATATTAAAAACTATGGTAATAATTCAGCAGCGACGATCCCGTTAGCTTTTGATACTGCATTAAAAAAGAATAAAATCGAACGTGGGGATCGACTTATGCTAACTGCTTTTGGTGGTGGGTTACTTTGGGGATCATTATATCTCGAATTTTAG
- a CDS encoding benzoate-CoA ligase family protein, whose amino-acid sequence MLKTELNVRGISRHYNAAFNFIDENINKGLGDKVAIYYKDEEITYKQLQNKVNQFGNALKNLNIENENRILLLCYDSPEFIVSFFGSVKVGAVPIPVNSMMQPTDYEYFLNNSRAKVLVVHEELWENIKHLRDRFYFLKDVIVISESAITGVDVIDYHELVNKASTTLSPFLTTQDDPAFWLYSSGSTGNPKGVIHLQKNMESAFQNYAKNIIEMTEDDITFSASKLFFAYGLGNGMYFPLGAGGSTVLMPERPLPENVLDAIEKYKPTIFFGVPTLYGAMINHIKTSDKSYDLSSIRVCVSAGEALPDTFVKQWKELFGLDILDGIGSTEALHIYLSNKEGAIKEGSSGRAVPGYDVKIVNEQSVPVSDNEIGDLIIKGDSIASGYWNNSSESKKKFNGEWLYTGDKYYKDEDGYYWYCGRSDDMLKVGGIWVSPVEIENCLIKNDKVLEVAVIGVKNDNNLEQPKALIVLKEGIAPTDELKAELKAYVKEHLAPYKYPRIIEFISDLPKTPTGKIQRFKLRNS is encoded by the coding sequence ATGTTAAAAACTGAATTAAATGTGAGAGGAATAAGCAGACATTATAATGCGGCCTTCAACTTTATTGATGAAAACATTAATAAAGGATTAGGAGATAAGGTTGCGATTTATTATAAAGACGAAGAAATCACATATAAGCAACTGCAAAATAAAGTCAATCAGTTTGGGAACGCTTTAAAAAACTTAAATATCGAAAATGAAAACCGAATCTTACTTCTTTGCTATGACTCTCCAGAGTTTATCGTTTCATTTTTTGGTTCGGTTAAGGTAGGGGCTGTGCCGATTCCAGTTAACTCAATGATGCAGCCAACAGATTATGAGTATTTCTTAAATAATAGCCGAGCAAAAGTGCTTGTTGTTCACGAAGAATTATGGGAGAACATTAAACATCTTCGCGATCGATTCTATTTCTTAAAAGATGTTATCGTAATTTCTGAAAGCGCCATCACAGGTGTGGATGTGATCGACTATCATGAACTCGTAAACAAAGCATCGACAACTTTGTCACCGTTCTTAACAACACAAGATGATCCTGCTTTTTGGCTCTATAGTTCAGGTAGTACAGGCAACCCAAAAGGCGTTATCCACTTGCAGAAAAACATGGAATCTGCGTTTCAAAACTATGCGAAAAACATCATTGAAATGACGGAGGATGACATTACATTCTCAGCTTCAAAGTTGTTTTTTGCGTATGGTTTAGGTAATGGCATGTACTTCCCATTAGGAGCCGGGGGTTCCACTGTCCTGATGCCAGAACGACCACTGCCAGAGAATGTACTTGACGCCATTGAAAAATACAAACCAACGATCTTCTTTGGCGTGCCTACATTATATGGAGCCATGATTAATCATATTAAAACAAGCGATAAATCCTATGATTTATCTTCAATCCGAGTTTGCGTCTCAGCCGGAGAAGCACTTCCAGACACCTTCGTCAAGCAGTGGAAAGAGCTCTTTGGGTTGGATATTTTAGATGGCATTGGTTCTACTGAGGCCTTACACATCTATCTATCAAATAAAGAAGGGGCGATTAAAGAAGGAAGTTCTGGCAGAGCCGTACCTGGCTATGATGTAAAAATTGTAAATGAGCAATCTGTTCCTGTCTCCGATAATGAAATTGGTGATTTGATCATTAAAGGAGATAGTATTGCATCAGGATATTGGAACAATTCATCAGAATCGAAAAAGAAATTCAATGGTGAGTGGCTCTATACAGGGGATAAGTATTACAAAGATGAAGACGGTTATTATTGGTACTGCGGCCGCTCCGACGACATGTTGAAGGTAGGCGGTATTTGGGTATCACCGGTTGAAATTGAGAATTGCTTAATCAAGAATGATAAAGTGCTAGAAGTCGCAGTTATTGGTGTGAAGAATGATAATAATTTAGAGCAACCGAAAGCTCTTATTGTCTTAAAAGAAGGAATTGCTCCGACAGACGAATTAAAAGCGGAGCTGAAAGCGTATGTTAAAGAGCATTTAGCTCCTTATAAATATCCACGAATTATTGAGTTTATATCGGATTTACCGAAAACACCAACAGGTAAAATCCAGAGATTTAAATTAAGAAATTCGTAA
- a CDS encoding enoyl-CoA hydratase/isomerase family protein, giving the protein MTTASLNTKTLTVKKANGIAEVHLHVNKTNSYDLEYYQDLNAAIDDIRFDNDIKVAILMSDVPKFFSVGADINFLKSAEPRFKTQFCLFCNETLDKIARSPQIWIACLEGHTVGGGLEMALACDLRFMGDQAGQIGLPEVSLGVLAGTGGTQRLARQVGHSKALDLNITGETVSPQEAKDISLVDRVFPQEETREKTLEYARKIVNSATYATSNIKLSIMNGKEMPLNVAIRYEGELQNLLFRSQDAQEGLSAFIDKRQPEFKGV; this is encoded by the coding sequence ATGACAACAGCATCTTTAAATACGAAAACGCTTACGGTGAAAAAAGCAAATGGGATTGCAGAAGTGCATTTACATGTAAACAAAACAAACTCTTATGATTTGGAGTATTATCAAGATTTAAATGCAGCAATTGATGATATCCGTTTTGATAACGACATCAAAGTTGCGATTCTTATGAGTGATGTTCCGAAGTTCTTCTCTGTAGGGGCAGACATCAATTTCTTAAAATCAGCTGAACCACGCTTTAAAACACAATTCTGCTTATTCTGTAACGAGACGTTAGATAAAATTGCACGCTCTCCACAAATTTGGATTGCATGTCTTGAAGGACATACAGTTGGTGGCGGATTAGAAATGGCACTTGCTTGTGACTTACGTTTCATGGGTGATCAAGCTGGACAAATCGGACTTCCAGAAGTGAGCCTTGGGGTATTAGCAGGTACAGGTGGGACGCAACGTCTTGCACGTCAAGTGGGTCACTCAAAAGCATTAGACCTAAACATCACAGGTGAAACGGTATCTCCTCAAGAAGCAAAAGACATTAGCCTAGTAGACCGTGTCTTCCCTCAAGAGGAAACACGTGAGAAAACGCTTGAATATGCAAGAAAGATTGTAAATAGCGCAACGTATGCAACATCAAATATTAAGCTATCCATCATGAACGGTAAAGAAATGCCACTGAACGTAGCGATCCGTTATGAAGGTGAGCTTCAAAACCTACTATTCCGTTCACAAGACGCTCAAGAAGGTCTAAGTGCATTCATTGATAAGCGTCAACCTGAATTCAAAGGCGTGTAA
- a CDS encoding aldehyde dehydrogenase family protein, translating into MLKDTYQLLINGEHVESSNGEFFEAYNPATGEVLAQVAKATKEDVDKAVSAARTAFDSGKWPKQTAAKRARLLNKIADIMRSRFEEIVRIEVLNSGKTVAAAQGQVMQAIEDFEFYAGVAITSGGKTNPVPNGFFNYTLKEPVGVCAQIIPWNYPMMMAAWKIAPALAAGCTVVLKPASHTPITAYILADICHEAGVPAGVVNVLTGSGSEIGPYLTEHEDVDKVAFTGETETGKDIMSRASDTLKRVTLELGGKSPNIVFDDCDIDGAVDGSLFGIFYNTGQSCEARSRLFVHEDIYDEFMDKFVSKAKQLRVGDPFDKNTHIGAVISEGHEKVIDDYVKLAVEEGGEVVYGGKRPEGEEFKDGHWYLPTIITNVTNDMRIAQEEVFGPVVVVMTFKDEKEVLQRANDSIFGLGSAVWTKDHGKAHRIAAGLKAGIVMVNNPISAFPGTPFGGYKQSGFGRELCVETLDLYTETKSVLAYTGAKPVNMFGL; encoded by the coding sequence ATGTTAAAAGATACGTATCAATTATTAATCAATGGTGAGCACGTTGAAAGTAGTAACGGAGAGTTTTTTGAAGCGTATAACCCCGCTACAGGAGAAGTACTAGCACAAGTCGCAAAAGCAACAAAAGAAGATGTTGATAAAGCAGTTTCTGCTGCGAGAACAGCCTTCGATTCAGGTAAATGGCCAAAACAAACAGCAGCTAAACGCGCTCGTCTCTTAAATAAAATTGCAGACATTATGAGAAGTCGTTTTGAGGAGATTGTTCGCATCGAAGTGTTAAATAGCGGAAAAACAGTTGCTGCTGCTCAAGGGCAAGTAATGCAAGCGATTGAAGATTTTGAGTTCTATGCAGGTGTCGCTATAACTAGTGGTGGGAAAACAAATCCTGTCCCTAACGGATTCTTTAACTACACGTTAAAAGAACCTGTAGGCGTCTGTGCTCAAATTATTCCGTGGAACTACCCAATGATGATGGCTGCATGGAAGATTGCACCGGCATTAGCTGCTGGTTGTACAGTGGTCTTAAAACCCGCAAGCCATACACCAATTACCGCTTACATTCTAGCAGATATTTGTCATGAAGCGGGAGTACCTGCGGGGGTTGTCAATGTACTAACAGGTAGTGGCTCAGAAATTGGTCCTTACTTAACAGAACATGAAGACGTAGATAAAGTGGCCTTTACCGGGGAAACCGAAACAGGAAAAGACATTATGTCTAGGGCTTCAGATACATTAAAACGTGTCACACTAGAATTGGGTGGAAAATCGCCAAATATTGTTTTTGATGACTGTGATATTGATGGAGCTGTTGATGGTTCATTATTCGGTATCTTCTATAATACAGGGCAGTCATGTGAGGCAAGGTCTAGATTGTTTGTTCATGAAGATATCTATGATGAGTTTATGGATAAGTTTGTTAGCAAGGCGAAACAACTCCGTGTTGGTGATCCTTTTGATAAAAATACCCACATTGGGGCAGTCATCTCCGAAGGACACGAAAAAGTCATTGATGATTATGTGAAACTAGCAGTTGAAGAAGGCGGAGAAGTTGTTTATGGAGGGAAACGTCCAGAGGGTGAAGAATTTAAAGATGGTCATTGGTATTTACCAACGATTATTACAAATGTCACCAATGATATGAGAATTGCCCAGGAAGAAGTCTTTGGCCCAGTGGTTGTTGTGATGACATTTAAAGATGAGAAAGAAGTGCTACAACGTGCCAATGATTCTATTTTCGGCTTAGGATCAGCCGTCTGGACAAAAGACCATGGAAAAGCTCATCGTATAGCTGCTGGTTTAAAAGCAGGTATTGTCATGGTGAACAATCCAATCTCTGCGTTCCCAGGTACTCCATTTGGAGGCTATAAACAATCAGGGTTTGGTCGCGAGCTTTGTGTCGAAACTCTTGACCTTTACACGGAAACAAAGAGTGTACTCGCATATACAGGTGCCAAGCCAGTAAATATGTTTGGTTTATAA